A stretch of the Arthrobacter sp. PAMC 25486 genome encodes the following:
- a CDS encoding sensor histidine kinase, producing the protein MHSIYDWFRQHRFAVDFVLMAVLWLSVLPFSMASGYDTGLLDIVASVFFATALVVPLAWRRTRTVMAGCLIATAALLQWAMNVQPMAADVAVPLIVYALAAFGPRWASLSGLALAMLGSIMLVTRYFYDLTFNPVSQLPQALVIILMVWVLILFSWTSGDLTRTKRLREQSLSDRAHRLEIEAQHERELAASDERAHIAREMHDIVAHSLSVIITQADGARYASVANPEIAPETLATIAATGRSSLQEMRRLLGVLRGGDEASTRPLPGLIDLDELLLGIRAAGLPVDFSVVNEARRQLPPGAELTAYRVVQEGLTNVMKHAGPKVQASVALSWNARGLEVTVHDDGRGATASLSTAPIPRQPAPGSHPNRSHPTAPVPQIPAMSVPLTAKSASDVGHHHSNQPTTAPLTHAPLPPVQAPSGAAAGGNGLRGMAERVKLYDGELAAGPLPGGGFGITAFIPYSEN; encoded by the coding sequence ATGCATTCCATCTACGACTGGTTTCGGCAGCACCGCTTTGCCGTCGACTTCGTCCTCATGGCCGTGCTCTGGCTCTCGGTGCTGCCCTTCAGCATGGCATCGGGATACGACACAGGCCTGTTGGACATCGTTGCCTCGGTCTTTTTCGCCACCGCACTGGTGGTCCCCCTCGCATGGCGCCGCACCCGCACCGTCATGGCCGGCTGCCTCATCGCCACGGCGGCCCTGCTGCAGTGGGCGATGAACGTGCAGCCGATGGCGGCCGACGTCGCCGTCCCCCTCATCGTGTACGCCCTGGCCGCGTTCGGCCCGCGCTGGGCCAGCTTGAGCGGCCTCGCCCTGGCCATGCTGGGCTCCATCATGCTGGTCACCCGCTACTTCTACGACCTCACCTTCAACCCCGTCTCCCAGCTACCCCAAGCCTTGGTCATCATCCTCATGGTGTGGGTGCTGATCCTGTTCAGCTGGACCTCCGGCGACCTCACCCGCACCAAGCGGCTGCGCGAACAGTCACTCTCCGACCGTGCCCACCGGCTGGAAATTGAGGCCCAGCATGAACGCGAGCTGGCCGCCAGCGACGAGCGTGCCCACATAGCCCGCGAGATGCACGACATCGTGGCACACTCCCTCTCCGTCATCATCACCCAGGCCGACGGCGCCCGTTACGCCTCCGTGGCCAACCCGGAAATCGCCCCGGAAACCCTCGCCACCATCGCCGCCACGGGCCGTTCCTCTCTGCAGGAAATGCGCCGGCTCCTGGGCGTGCTGCGCGGCGGCGACGAGGCATCCACCCGCCCGCTGCCCGGCCTCATTGACCTGGACGAACTGCTCCTGGGCATCCGCGCCGCTGGTCTGCCTGTGGACTTCAGCGTGGTGAACGAGGCCCGCCGCCAGCTGCCCCCCGGAGCCGAGCTGACCGCCTACCGCGTGGTCCAGGAGGGCCTGACCAACGTCATGAAGCACGCCGGGCCCAAGGTTCAGGCCTCGGTCGCCCTCAGTTGGAATGCTCGCGGCCTCGAAGTCACGGTGCACGACGATGGCCGCGGCGCCACTGCTTCTCTCTCCACCGCGCCGATCCCCCGGCAGCCCGCCCCCGGATCCCACCCGAACAGATCCCACCCGACGGCGCCCGTCCCCCAAATTCCTGCCATGTCGGTGCCGCTTACCGCCAAGTCAGCGTCCGACGTCGGCCATCACCACAGCAACCAGCCCACCACTGCGCCGCTCACCCATGCGCCGCTCCCCCCTGTCCAGGCACCCTCCGGTGCGGCGGCAGGCGGCAACGGCTTGCGCGGGATGGCCGAGCGCGTGAAACTGTACGACGGCGAGCTGGCCGCGGGGCCCTTGCCCGGCGGCGGCTTCGGCATCACCGCCTTCATCCCCTACTCGGAGAACTGA
- a CDS encoding response regulator transcription factor, with protein MTPTSPIRVALVDDQQLVRSGFGMLINSQPDLEVVLQAGNGIEALQGLAATAADVVLMDVRMPGMDGLETTRRLMERTKAAPAGSWLAELKIVVLTTFDLDEYALAAIQAGASGFLLKDAPPEELLGAIRTVFAGDAVIAPSTTRRLLDHVAPMLSAPSPANDANAAAVASLTAREHEVFVLIANGLSNPEIAVQLFVSEATVKTHVGHILAKLNARDRVQVVLIAYETGIVTPR; from the coding sequence ATGACCCCCACCTCCCCCATTCGCGTTGCCCTCGTGGACGACCAGCAGCTGGTGCGTTCCGGCTTTGGCATGTTGATTAACTCCCAGCCGGACCTTGAGGTTGTACTGCAGGCCGGCAACGGGATCGAGGCGCTGCAGGGACTCGCGGCGACGGCGGCCGACGTGGTGCTCATGGACGTGCGCATGCCCGGCATGGACGGCCTGGAAACCACGCGGCGGCTCATGGAACGGACCAAGGCGGCGCCTGCGGGGTCGTGGCTGGCGGAGCTGAAGATCGTGGTGCTGACGACGTTTGACCTGGACGAGTATGCCCTTGCGGCGATCCAGGCCGGGGCCAGTGGCTTCCTGCTCAAGGACGCGCCGCCGGAGGAGCTGCTGGGTGCGATCCGGACTGTTTTTGCCGGGGATGCCGTCATTGCGCCGTCGACCACGCGGCGGCTGCTGGACCATGTGGCCCCGATGCTCTCGGCCCCGAGCCCGGCGAATGATGCGAATGCTGCGGCCGTTGCGAGCTTGACGGCGCGTGAGCATGAGGTGTTTGTGCTGATTGCCAATGGGCTCTCCAACCCGGAAATTGCGGTGCAGCTGTTTGTTTCCGAGGCGACCGTGAAGACACACGTGGGGCACATCCTGGCCAAGCTCAACGCCCGCGACCGCGTCCAGGTGGTGCTCATCGCGTACGAGACGGGGATCGTCACCCCACGCTAA
- a CDS encoding carbohydrate ABC transporter permease, producing MIDKQSPLGRSLKIIFLAICLIVTVFPLYWIVVTSLKAPGSIYELPLKYLPSEISFDNYIGLFTKSDFGRYMINSLIVATVASTVATLISLLSAYVLARFQFAGRGAVMAAFLLTQMIPGFIALGPLYMMMSNFDLVDSKTGLILVYIAICIPFCTIMLRGFFENVPDALEEAAMIDGCSRLSALFRVLVPVMMPGIAASFIFNFVNCWNELFLSVTLMNSDENKTIPTALAGFISSFNIDWGAMSAAAVLTVVPTLAIFAFASKFIVQGLTAGSVKG from the coding sequence ATGATTGACAAACAGAGCCCACTGGGGCGGAGCCTCAAGATTATTTTTCTGGCCATCTGCCTGATCGTCACGGTTTTCCCGCTGTACTGGATCGTCGTCACGTCGTTGAAGGCGCCCGGCTCCATCTACGAGCTGCCGCTGAAGTACCTGCCCAGCGAGATCTCTTTCGACAATTACATCGGCCTGTTCACCAAAAGCGACTTCGGTCGGTACATGATCAACAGCCTCATTGTCGCCACGGTTGCCTCAACGGTCGCAACGCTGATCTCTCTGCTCTCCGCGTACGTGCTGGCCCGTTTCCAGTTTGCCGGCCGCGGCGCCGTCATGGCGGCGTTCCTGCTGACCCAGATGATCCCCGGGTTCATCGCTCTGGGCCCGCTGTACATGATGATGAGCAACTTCGACCTGGTCGATTCCAAGACGGGCCTGATCCTGGTCTACATCGCGATCTGCATCCCGTTCTGCACCATCATGCTGCGCGGCTTCTTCGAAAACGTGCCGGACGCGCTTGAGGAGGCGGCCATGATCGACGGCTGCTCCCGCCTGTCCGCGCTCTTCCGGGTGCTGGTTCCGGTCATGATGCCGGGCATCGCCGCCAGCTTCATCTTCAACTTCGTCAACTGCTGGAACGAGCTGTTCCTGTCGGTGACCCTGATGAACAGCGACGAAAACAAAACCATCCCTACGGCGCTGGCCGGATTCATCTCCAGCTTCAACATCGACTGGGGCGCCATGTCCGCCGCGGCCGTCCTGACAGTGGTCCCCACCCTGGCGATCTTCGCGTTCGCCAGCAAGTTCATTGTGCAGGGCCTCACGGCAGGCTCCGTCAAGGGCTGA
- a CDS encoding carbohydrate ABC transporter permease encodes MASDSQRTVARRPATAGVPPEPPAFVQRKKKFSSRTGWTMLAFMAPAAIFVAIFTYYPMISGSQMAFRNWNLNDLSDTSWIGLGNFQMLFENPEFGTIVRNTVVWVVGSLVPQVVIGFALALFLKRKFKFRSGYQAFIFFPWAVSGFLIGMLFRWMFNAEFGVVNDLLMKTGLIDGPIPWLAEPGFAMTAIIIANIWYGVTFFAIMILAALQSVNDDMYEAAALDGAGKVRTFFNITLPAISVTLGLTILLRVIWIFNFPDIIWAMTGGGPADQTHIITTYMISITQEGDYGQASALGLIVVFTLMLFAVFYLMAMRPRKAQR; translated from the coding sequence GTGGCTTCTGATTCACAGCGGACAGTGGCACGCCGGCCGGCAACGGCCGGCGTGCCACCCGAGCCGCCAGCATTTGTCCAGCGCAAGAAGAAGTTCAGTTCCCGAACAGGCTGGACCATGCTGGCGTTCATGGCACCGGCGGCCATCTTCGTGGCGATCTTTACGTACTACCCCATGATCTCCGGATCCCAGATGGCGTTCCGCAACTGGAACCTGAACGACCTCTCCGACACCTCATGGATCGGCCTGGGCAACTTCCAGATGCTCTTTGAGAACCCTGAATTTGGCACGATTGTCCGCAACACCGTGGTGTGGGTGGTTGGGTCGCTGGTTCCGCAGGTGGTCATAGGCTTCGCCCTGGCACTGTTCCTGAAGCGAAAGTTTAAGTTCCGCAGCGGCTACCAGGCCTTCATTTTCTTTCCATGGGCAGTGTCCGGCTTCCTCATCGGCATGCTCTTCCGCTGGATGTTCAACGCGGAGTTTGGCGTGGTCAACGATCTGCTCATGAAAACAGGGCTCATTGACGGGCCCATTCCGTGGCTGGCCGAACCCGGCTTCGCCATGACCGCCATCATCATCGCCAACATTTGGTACGGCGTCACGTTCTTCGCCATCATGATCCTGGCTGCCCTGCAGTCGGTCAACGATGACATGTACGAGGCCGCCGCGCTCGACGGCGCCGGCAAGGTGCGGACCTTCTTCAACATCACCCTGCCGGCCATCTCGGTGACGCTGGGCCTGACTATCTTGCTGCGCGTGATCTGGATCTTCAACTTCCCGGACATCATCTGGGCCATGACCGGCGGCGGTCCTGCCGACCAAACCCACATCATCACCACGTACATGATCTCGATTACGCAGGAGGGCGATTACGGCCAGGCCTCGGCCCTGGGCCTGATTGTGGTCTTCACCTTGATGCTGTTTGCTGTCTTCTACTTGATGGCCATGCGCCCCCGAAAGGCCCAGAGATGA